Within the Dialister hominis genome, the region CATCCTGAAAGAGACCTTCCAAAAAGAATTTCTGTCCTCTATACATGAAAACCAATTCGTCACCATAATGGATCCTATCTACAAAATCTCTGACATCACCATTCATCAATTTCCGCCACCCCCTTAAAGTATTTTCTATACTTATTATATCCTTCCTTGGAATATAAAAGGAGCAGGAAAACGATAATCCGTTTCCCAGCTCCTTTTTTGCTTTCCTTATTTCCCGACGAGGTCTTTCAAGAGGTCCCCCACGTGGGAGGCTGCTTTGACTTTGCGGTATTCTTTTACGAGATTTCCTTTTTCATCGATGATGAAGGTGGATCTTTCGATGCCCATGTATTTCTTGCCGTACATGCTCTTTTCCTTGAGGACGCCGTAAAGGTTGACGACGACTTCATCGGCATCCGAGAGAAGCGGGAAGTTGAGTTCGTTCTTGTCCCTGAAGTTGCAGTGCTTCTTGACGGAGTCGCGGCTGACGCCAAGGACGACGTAGCCGAGTTTTTCGAAGTCGGCAAGGTGCGTCCGGAAGGCCTGTGCTTCGAGTGTGCAGCCGGAGGTATTGTCCTTCGGGTAGAAGTAAAGGATGACTTTCTTTCCGAGGTAGTCGGAGAGGGACACATCTTTGCCGCTGTCGGAGGGCAGTGTGAAGTCCGGCGCTTTCTTTCCAATTTCCAATGCCATAATAGTTCTCCTTTCTAGAGAAAAAGGGACCTCCTGCGAGGCCCCTCTTTATTATTCCGGAATGACGGAAACGTGTACTGTGCTGGTGACGTTCTGGTGTACCCAGACTTCGACATCGTATTCGCCTGTAGCTTTGATCGGGCTTTCGAGACGGATGTTTTTCTTGTCGAGTTTGAATTTGTACTGAGTCTGAAGGGCTTCGCTGATGTCTTTTCCTGTGACGGAGCCGAAGACTCTTCCGTCTTCGCCGCACTGTACTTTAATGACGACTTTGACTTTCTTCAGCTGGGCAGCCATGATGACTGCTTCATCGGCAGCGACCTGGCTCTTGAATTCCTTGGCTTCCTGGCGCTGTGCTGCTGTATTGAGGTTCTGGCGTGTGCCTTCTACGCCGAGGCCTTTGCGGATGAGTACGTTGCGGCCGTAGCCGTCGGAGACTTCAATGACGTCTCCCTTTTTCCCCATTTTCTTGACGTCCTGCAGTAATACTACTTTCATTCTTTTTCCTCCTCTATTTGTTTTTCGGCCTCCTGGATGAGCGTCTTGGTGATGGCTTCCTGATCGGCTTCATCTCCGACCTGGGCGCCGGCTACGGTCTGGTGACCGCCGCCTCCCACGGCTTCCATGATGACCTGCATATTGATGGACCCGTCAGACCGGGCGGAGATGCAGAGACCTTTTTCTGAGTGGTAGAACACGAAGCTGGCCCTGATTTCCTTCACGGTGACAAGGTAATCGGCAATTTGTCCCGCCAGAATCTGTGATTCTTCTGCGTCCTTGGGGCATTCGGCAACGGCGATGCACCCGTGGGCGATTTTCATCTGGGCA harbors:
- the bcp gene encoding thioredoxin-dependent thiol peroxidase; translated protein: MALEIGKKAPDFTLPSDSGKDVSLSDYLGKKVILYFYPKDNTSGCTLEAQAFRTHLADFEKLGYVVLGVSRDSVKKHCNFRDKNELNFPLLSDADEVVVNLYGVLKEKSMYGKKYMGIERSTFIIDEKGNLVKEYRKVKAASHVGDLLKDLVGK
- the rplI gene encoding 50S ribosomal protein L9 → MKVVLLQDVKKMGKKGDVIEVSDGYGRNVLIRKGLGVEGTRQNLNTAAQRQEAKEFKSQVAADEAVIMAAQLKKVKVVIKVQCGEDGRVFGSVTGKDISEALQTQYKFKLDKKNIRLESPIKATGEYDVEVWVHQNVTSTVHVSVIPE